A stretch of DNA from Prochlorococcus marinus str. SB:
CCGAAATAAAAACTCTTTTTCTAGTTGGATCTTGTCCAAGTGAAGTAATTAAATTAGATCTTGCAACTGTCGCGGAGAAATTAAATAAAAGATTTTCAGGTCAAGTAAGATTCGTTAATTACTCTGGCAGTGGGATAGAAACAACTTTTACCCAAGGAGAGGATGGCGCCTTAAAAGCTTTAATTCCATTAATGGAGTCATCAAATGAGGAAAAATTATTATTAGTTGGGACTCTCGCAAATAATGTAGAGGATAGGTTTAAAAAGATTTTTAGAAATTTAGGAATTTCAAATATTGAGAGCTTTCCACCACGGCAATCAACAGAATTACCAAAGATTGGCAAAAATACAAAAGTATTATTAACTCAGCCTTATTTAAGTGATACGGTACGAGACCTCAAACATCGGGGTTGTGAAATAATTTCAGCTCCATTTCCTCTAGGTATCGAAGGCAGTACAAAATGGTTTTTAGCTGCTGCTAAAGCTTTCAAAATTAGTGAACTTAAAGTTCATGAAATTATTTCGCCTTTAATCAATAGAGCAAAACTTGCTCTTGATTCACACAAAGAAATACTTAGGGGGAAAAGATTATTTCTTCTTCCTGAATCGCAACTAGAGATATCTTTGGCAAGATTTTTGCATAATGAATGCGAAATGGATCTTATAGAGGTAGGCACTCCTTACCTAAATAAGGATTTAATGAAAGAGGAGATTAATTTATTACCTGATAATACAAAAATTGTTGAAGGGCAACATGTAGAGAAACAATTAGATCGAGTGAGAGAATCTAATCCAGACTTAGTAGTTTGTGGCATGGGTTTAGCTAACCCACTTGAGGCAGAGGGGATTAGTACTAAGTGGTCAATAGAAATGGTATTCAGTCCAATTCATGGAATTGATCAAGCCGCAGATTTAGCTGGTCTCTTCTCCAAACCTTTAAAAAGAAATCAAATACTAACTTCAAAAACTTTAGTAACGCATTAAAAACTATGGAATTAACTCTTTGGACGTATGAAGGACCACCACATGTTGGTGCTATGAGAATTGCCTCATCAATGAAAGACATTCATTATGTGCTTCATGCCCCCCAAGGAGATACATATGCAGATCTTCTCTTTACCATGATCGAGAGGAGGGGGCAAAGGCCTCCAGTAACTTATACAACTTTTCAGGCTAGAGACCTTGGAGGCGATACAGCAGAATTAGTGAAGAAAAATATTAAGGAAGCGGTTGAACGATTCAAACCCAAAACTCTTTTAGTCGGAGAAAGTTGTACAGCAGAACTTATCCAAGACCAACCTGGAGCACTTGCGAAAGGGATGGGGTTTGATATGCCGATTGTTAATCTTGAATTACCTGCTTATAGCAAGAAAGAAAATTGGGGGGCCTCAGAAACCTTTTATCAACTAATAAGAACCCTTTTAAAAGAAAAAGTAAGTTCTTCAGACAAAATAAATCCCCTTAGGTGGAGGGAATTAGGCAGGAGGCCAAAAGTTAATATACTTGGCCCTTCATTACTAGGATTTAGATGCAGAGATGATGTAATCGAAATCCAACGCATACTTTCGGAACAAGGTATAGATACAAACGTAGTTGCCCCTTTAGGTGCTAGTCCTGATGATATTGAAAGACTAATTGATGCTGAAATAAATATCTGTCTTTATCAAGAAATTGCTGAAGCTTCATGTGAGTGGCTTAAACGGAACTTTGGAATGGAATATACGAATACTATTCCTATTGGAATAAAAAATACAATTGAATTTATAAATGAAGTTCATGAGAAATTAGATCTTCCTTTAACGAATAAAGAAGAATTAGAAAATAAATCAAAACTTCCTTGGTACTCAAAATCAGTTGACTCTAATTATCTAACTGGTAAAAGAGTTTTTATTTTTGGTGATGGAACTCATGCAATTGCAGCAGCCAAAATTGCTAAGGAAGAATTGGGTTTTGAAGTAGTGGGTCTTGGAACATACAGCAGGGAAATGGCTAGGCAAGTAAGAGCTACTGCAAAAGATCTTAATGTAGAAGCTCTGATAACTAACAATTATCTAGAAGTGGAAGATGCCATGAAAAAGGCTGCCCCTGAACTAGTTTTAGGGACCCAAATGGAAAGGCATAGTGCAAAAAGACTCGGCATTCCATGCTCAGTAATTAGTACTCCAATGCATGTTCAAGATGTTCCTGCAAGATATAGCCCTCAAATGGGATGGGAAGGAGCAAATGTGATTTTTGATGACTGGGTACATCCCCTAATGATGGGTTTGGAAGAGCATCTTATTGATATGTTCAAACATGACTTTGAGTTTGTTGATGGTCATCAAAGCCATTTAGGACATACAGCGACAAACACAAATAACACTTTAAATTCTGACAAGAAAAAAGAAAAAAATAGTGAAGAGGGAATTATCTGGACTGAATCTGGTAGAGCTGAATTAACAAAAGTTCCATTTTTTGTAAGAGGTAAAGTTAAAACAAATACTGAAAAATACGCAATCTTGAGAGGAATTCCAGAGATAAGTGATGAAACTCTTTACGATGCCAAAGCATATTTCAGTTAACTTTTACTAATAAAATATAATTAAGTCATGAGTATTTTCACTCATAGTCTAATAGATTTAATCCTAAAAATTCAGTTATAAGAACATATTTCACACTTTTAATACAATTAAATACATATTTGTTTAGAAACATATTTCATGTGTATTTGCGCTGCAAGAATATAAATAATAATGTGTTTTAAGTTTTAAATGACAAGTACTATAAATAGACCTCTTGATGGAGAAGGAAGTGTTCAAGTAAAGCAAGATCCAAAAATAAATATTGAAGAAGGGGCTTTAGTTATTGCCGTCTATGGGAAGGGTGGCATCGGAAAATCAACTACATCATCAAACCTTTCTGCAGCATTCTCAAAATTAGGTAAAAAGGTTCTACAAATTGGATGTGATCCGAAACACGATAGCACTTTCACTTTGACGCACAAAATGGTTCCTACAGTTATAGATATTCTCGAAGAAGTGGATTTTCATAGCGAAGAATTGAGGCCAACCGATTTCATGTTTGAAGGTTTTAATGGCGTAATGTGCGTCGAAAGTGGAGGCCCTCCTGCTGGGACAGGGTGCGGTGGATATGTAACCGGTCAGACAGTT
This window harbors:
- a CDS encoding ferredoxin:protochlorophyllide reductase (ATP-dependent) subunit B; the protein is MELTLWTYEGPPHVGAMRIASSMKDIHYVLHAPQGDTYADLLFTMIERRGQRPPVTYTTFQARDLGGDTAELVKKNIKEAVERFKPKTLLVGESCTAELIQDQPGALAKGMGFDMPIVNLELPAYSKKENWGASETFYQLIRTLLKEKVSSSDKINPLRWRELGRRPKVNILGPSLLGFRCRDDVIEIQRILSEQGIDTNVVAPLGASPDDIERLIDAEINICLYQEIAEASCEWLKRNFGMEYTNTIPIGIKNTIEFINEVHEKLDLPLTNKEELENKSKLPWYSKSVDSNYLTGKRVFIFGDGTHAIAAAKIAKEELGFEVVGLGTYSREMARQVRATAKDLNVEALITNNYLEVEDAMKKAAPELVLGTQMERHSAKRLGIPCSVISTPMHVQDVPARYSPQMGWEGANVIFDDWVHPLMMGLEEHLIDMFKHDFEFVDGHQSHLGHTATNTNNTLNSDKKKEKNSEEGIIWTESGRAELTKVPFFVRGKVKTNTEKYAILRGIPEISDETLYDAKAYFS
- a CDS encoding ferredoxin:protochlorophyllide reductase (ATP-dependent) subunit N, which codes for MSKVEFNKETGPREVFCGLTSIVWLHRRMPDAFFLVVGSRTCAHLIQSAAGVMIFAEPRFGTAILEEKDLAGLADAHEELDRVVNDLIARRPEIKTLFLVGSCPSEVIKLDLATVAEKLNKRFSGQVRFVNYSGSGIETTFTQGEDGALKALIPLMESSNEEKLLLVGTLANNVEDRFKKIFRNLGISNIESFPPRQSTELPKIGKNTKVLLTQPYLSDTVRDLKHRGCEIISAPFPLGIEGSTKWFLAAAKAFKISELKVHEIISPLINRAKLALDSHKEILRGKRLFLLPESQLEISLARFLHNECEMDLIEVGTPYLNKDLMKEEINLLPDNTKIVEGQHVEKQLDRVRESNPDLVVCGMGLANPLEAEGISTKWSIEMVFSPIHGIDQAADLAGLFSKPLKRNQILTSKTLVTH